The nucleotide sequence GCAAAGCTTGACGAATTGAACGATTTAGATGGTCGTCTTCGTGATATACGCCCTGTTATAGCTGCCGGAGCCAAAAACTTGGCAGATAAATTGGCATACTTTAGAAAAGGTAACTTGGTTGCTGGAGATGGCAAACATCTCGTTTTTGACAAACGCTTCGACGGTGTGTATATCATCCAATTTACTGATGGCACACAAATCGTCATGCACGACCCTGCCGCGGCAGGCTGGGCTTACCAAACCTTTGCATACTATTTTGATCCAAAAAACGACGTTGCATTCGGCTACCAAAGCCTGGGCGATGAAACCAAGTTCACCGACTTGCCTGAAAAAGGTACGGCAACTTACAACGGCTTGACTACTGCCTATGTTGTGAAAGGTGACCAAGGTCGTCAGCTGACTGCAGACGTTAAAGCTATTGTCGATTTCGGCTTGAAAGGCGTACGCTTTGAGACTTCCAATTCCCAATTCCATTCTCTTGATGACAACGGTCGCCGTGTAACTGTAAAAGGTACTGACTACGACATGAAAGGTACGGCAAAATGGGAAAACGGCAACCTCTTCCTAGGTTCGGTTGAAGCAGCCGCAGCAGGCTTGAAAGGTAATTTGAGCGGTAAATTCTACGGTGCAAAAGCTGCTGAAATCGGCGGTACTTACGGTCTGAAAAACCAAGACGGCAGCGAACACCTGATCGGTGGTTACGGCGCGAAACGTCAATAAACCATCCTTCAATCTGCCGAAAGGTCGTCTGAAAACCGGGAAACAGGTTTTCAGACGACCTTTTCTTTTATCGTCATTTAGAAAGAATTTTCCCGCTTTGTTTTTTATATATAGTGGATTAACTTTAAACCAGTACGGCGTTGCCTCGCCTTGCCGTACTATTTGTACTGTCTGCGGCTTCGTCGCCTTGTCCTGATTTAAAGTTAATCCACTATACAAGCAGGAATGATGGTTGACGACCGAAGCGGTATCGAAGATTCAGTATATTTCCCATACCTTCCGCAATCTCGTACTATTCGAAACATAAAACAGCAAAAGACACCAATAATTAAGCGTCCTTATAATATCAAAGGTCGTCTGAAAACCTGTTTCCCGGTTTTCAGACGACCTTTTTTAAAGCGGATTACTCTTCGCTTTGCGCTTCTTCTTTTTCAACGGCAACTTCAACGGCAACGGATTCGTCGCTCAAAGTGCCTTTGGTGGACGGGGTTTGTCCTGCCATGCGCGGGTCGCATTCTGCTGCCATGCGCAGGGCGCGGCCGAAGGCTTTAAATACGGTTTCGGCTTGGTGGTGGGCGTTGCGGCCGCTGAGGTTGTCAATGTGCAGGGTCATCATGCTGTGGTTGACGACGCCGTGGAAGAATTCTTCAAACAAGTCAACGTCAAAGCGTCCGATGAGGGCGCGGGTGAAGTCGATGTTGTAGACGAGTCCGGGGCGGCCGGAGAGATCGATGACAACGCGGCTCAAGGCTTCATCGAGCGGAACGTAGGCATGGCCGTAGCGGCGGATACCGGCTTTGTTGCCCAAGGCTTGTTTCAGGGCTTGACCGAGTACGATACCGATGTCTTCTACGGTGTGGTGGTCGTCGATGTGCAAATCGCCTTTACAGGTGATGTCAAGGTCGATCATGCCGTGGCGGGCGACTTGGGCAAGCATATGCTCAAGGAAAGGGACGCCGGTGTCGAGGCGGTATTGTCCGGTGCCGTCGAGGTTGAGGCTGAGGGTGATTTGGGTTTCGCTGGTGTTGCGGGTGATGCTGACTGCGCGGCCTTCTGCGGGCATATGGAATGCCGGTGCGGCGGCTGCGGCAGCTTGGGCGGCACGCTCTTGGCGGGCGGCTTCGGCGGCTGCGGCTTTTTCTTTATCTTTGCTGTGGTCGCGGTTTAACCAGCCTTTGCGTTTGTGCATGCCGGCTTCGAGTTTGGCGGCAAGGCTGGGGCGGATGCCGCGTGCTTTTTCGTCTTCTGCCTGCTCTTCAAGGCGGCGTTTCAGTTGGGACAGGGATGCCGCGTTGTCGTAACCGCATTTGCGGGCAAGTTTGGTCAGCGAGCCTGCTTCTTCGACAAGCTGCAGGAAATTGGCAAGGTGGAGTTGAGTGATGGTCATAATTTTACTTTCTGTGGGGTTTTAAAAAATCAGGCATAAAGCTTGCGGATAATATCCAGTACGGCATCGTTTTGCTCGGGACTGCCGATGGTAATGCGGACGCACTGCGCCAAAAGTGGATGCGTGCCGTGGAGTTTCTTAATCAGGATGCGGTTTTCTTTAAGCGTGTTAAACAATGCGTCTGCATCGGGAACGCGCACGGTAATGAAATTCGCTTCGCTGGGGAAGGCTTTCAGACGACCTATGGCGGACAATTCGCAAAAAACGCGTTCGCGCTCGGCTTTTAAAATATCGATGGTCGTCTGAATCGCGTCGTGGTGTTGCAGGGCGAATTTGGCGGTCGCCAAGCTTAATTGGTTCATATTGTAGGGCGGCAGGATTTTCGCCAGCTCGCCCATTACGGCGGGGTTTCCTGCCCCATAGCCGATGCGTAGTCCGGCAAAACCAATTTTGCTGATGGTGCGCATCACAACCAGATTTTCAACGCTGCCCGCCTGCGGCAGAAAACTGTCGCGGCTGAATGCGCCGTATGCTTCATCGACAACAACGATACCCTGCGCCGCGCGGATAATGGCTTCGACTTCTTCGCGGCGGAAACATACGCCTGTCGGATTGTTCGGATAGGCGATGAAAATCAACGCGGGCTGATGTTTTTCAATGGCAGATAAAACGGCGGGCAAATCAAGCGTGAAATCTTCATTGAGCGGCACGCCGACGTAATTCATGCCGTACAGCTCGGCATTGTGCCGATACATCACGAAACTCGGCTCAACCGCCAGCATGGTCGCGCCTGATTGGGCAACGAGCAGGGTCAAGAATTGGATTAACTCATCCGAGCCGTTTCCTAAAGCGATAGAGGCGGCTTCAGGAATGCCGAAGGCTTTTCTTAAAGTTTCCTGCAGCCCGCTGGCGGCGGGGTTGGGATAAAGCTGAATCGGCGCTTGGGCAATCAGCCGCAGCCATTCGTTTGACAGCTCGGGAAAACGGGCAAACGGATGATACGGACTTTCCATTGCATCCAGCTTGATGAAGCCTTCGGGCAAGTCGGCAATTCGGTAGGCGGACATGGCTTTGATGTCGTCGCGGATGAAATTAGCTGTATCTTTCATGATTTTCCTCCAGATTTTACAAAATAACCAACGATTCTTCCGCAATATAACACAGCTTTTTTAAATAATCACCGAAGAAATCAATAAATAATTTACACCACCGATAAAAAGATATATTCCTTATTTATTTTTATTCAAAATCAGCTTAACCATATATTTTTAATATATTTTAATTTTTAATATTATATCCCAAAAAATACCTGACATATATATTTTAAATTAAAAAATATCGTATTTTAGAGAACTATTTAACGTTTTATGCAATATTCAATGCAGCAATCCTTACTCTCTCATTTATTTAGCTTATCTTTTAAAATGGGTAAAGATTCTGTTTATTTATATGAACTCAAGGAATGTCGGCTGATGCAATAAATAACATTTATTCTAGAAGACAATAACTCCAAGACAGTAAGTTTCAAGACATTGATGCACCTGATTTGTTTTTTACCGTAACGATACTTTGTTTTATAATTATGCTTTATGTATTTTTCAGAAGTCTCAACAATATGAATTGGAAAAAAACGGTAGCGGCATGGTATTTGTGCTTAATGCCGTTCTCTGCCTATGCCTTGAATCTCGGCAATATCCCGCCGGACGAAATCTCCGTTTACGTTCAAGAATTGGACAGCGGCAAAGTTATCGAATCACACAGAGCAGATGCCTCGGTCAATCCGGCATCGACGATGAAGCTGGTAACAGCATTTTCCGCCTTTGAAGCTTTGGGTAAGGATTACCGCTGGACAACGGAATTTAAAACCAACGGACATATCGAAGGCGATTCGTTGGAAGGCGATATTTATTGGGTGGGCAGCGGCGATCCCGTGTTCGACCAAGACGGGCTGAAGGATGCCCTGCAACAACTGCAAAACAAAGGCATCAGACATATTAAAGGCAGCCTGGTACTCGACCGCCATCTTTGGGGTACCGTCGGCAACCCGCCAGATTTCGAATCCGACGCAGGTTCACCGTTTATGACCGCTCCCGACCCGAATATGCTGGCTTACAAGGTTGTCTGGCTCAGGCCTGAGTCAGATGGCTCAGGCGGCATTACCGTCGAGACCTCGCCTCCCCTACCCGATATTCCTATTGAAAACAAAACCGTACTGTCAAACTCCGGGAAATGCGGTGCATTGCAAAATCATATGCGTGCCAGCTATTCCGGTGGAAAGCTACATATCGGCGGTAAGGTTCCGGAGAGTTGTTTAGGCGGGGAAATGCATATCAACATGCTCTCCTCCATAGAATTTGCACACAAAAGCTTTGTTAATCAATGGCGCGCACTCGGCGGTACGATTTCAGACGACCTCAAAACCGCTCCTGCACCGAGTAACGCAAAAATCTTGGCAGTTTCACGCTCCAAACCGTTGTCAGACATACTGACCGACATGAACAAACATTCCAACAACCTGATTGCACGGTCCGTATTCTTAAAACTTGGCGGCAACGGCGACAGCGAAACCGCACGCAGAAAAGCAGCGGAAGCGGTTTCCCTGGAATTGGCAACTGCAGGGATTGATACGGAAAACCTGGTTTTGGAAAACGGTTCGGGCTTATCGAGAAGCGAGCGCGTTACCGCGCACATGATGGGACAAATGCTGGAAAAAGCTTATTTCAGCCCGTTTAAACAGGAATTTATCGACACGCTGCCAATTGCCGGACAGGACGGGACATTGAAAAAACGCCTGAAGCAACCCGGCAGCCGACTGCGTCTGAAAACCGGCACGCTCAAAAACGTGCGGGCGCTGGCAGGCTACTGGCTTGGCGACAAGCCGATGATTGTCGTCGTAATCATCAACAGCCCCAAAGCCTCTGCCTACCTTCACGATTTGGATGCGCTGGTTTCCCAAATAGTCTTACCCGGAGGAAACGACTGGATAGACGCAAAACTAACCTGCAAAGAGCGGATGGCAGTTTAAATCCGGCCAGAAATAGTCCGACCTTGATTGTGCGTCATTAAAAAGGTCGTCTGAAAACTTTCAGACGACCTTTTATATTTTCAACACCTGCAAATCAACCATCTATCACTCAACAAACCTGTATCCGCGCTCATCAACCTCCAATATAGAAGCATAGTCGCTACGCCAATCTCCCAGCACAATACGCGTATATGCGTTCTCTTCGTGGATATGTTCGCGGTGCGTATGTCCGTGAATCAGCAATCTGACGCCGTAATTATGGACGATATCAGAGGTGAACTTGGGATTGACATCCATAATTTCAGCAGCTTTATATTGCTTGTCGTGCTTACTGGTATGGCGGATTTTTCGCGCAATGTTCAGACGCAGCTTGAGCGGCAACATGAGGAACAACCGTTGCAACCATTTTTGATGAACTGTTTTCCTGAATTTCTGATAACGCACATCATCGGTACACAAAGTATCGCCGTGGCAAATCAAAGTCGGCGTACCGTATAAATCGACGACTGAATATTCCGGCAGCAGTACCATGCCCGCTTGCCTTGCGAACTTCTCACCTATCAGAAAATCACGGTTTCCGTGAACAAAAAAACATTCCACTCCACCCTCTGCAACATTACGGACGGCACGGGAAACGGTATCCGTCAATTCGGAATGTTCGTCGTCCCCTATCCAAAAATCAAATAGGTCGCCCAAAATATAAACCGCCCTCGCAGACGGTGCTTTTTCGCGCATGAAACGCAAAAACAGCTCGGTCAACTCAGGACGGGTTTCACTCAGGTGTAAATCGGCAATAAAATAAGTCGGCATAACGGCTGCAATATATGAAATCTCAGGCCATTATAGGTTTTCAGACGACCTTTGTATATTTAAAGGTCGGCGGATTCGCATTTGAAGTGCAACTTTCCCTAACAGAAAAAGGCCAGTATGCGGTAGCATACGGCCTTTCCTGCAAGAAAGATTGCCATGAGCTACACACAACTGACCCAAGACGAACGATACCATATCCAATACCTGTCCCGCCACTGCACCGTCACAGAAATCGCCAAACAGCTTAACCGCCACAAAAGCACCATCAGCCGCGAAATCAGACGGCACCGCACCCAAGGGCAGCAATACAGTGCCGAAAAAGCACAGAAGCAGAGCCGGACTATCAAACAGCGTAAGCGAAAGCCCTATAAGCTTGATTCGCAGCTGATTCAACACATCGACACCCTTATCCGCCGCAAACTCAGTCCCGAACAAGTATGCGCCTACCTGCGCAAACATCACGGGATAACACTCCACCACAGCACCATTTACCGCTACCTCCGCCAAGACAAAAGCAACGGCGGCACCTTGTGGCAACACCTCAGAATATGCAGCAAACCCTACCGCAAACGCTACGGCAGCACATGGACCAGAGGCAAAGTGCCCAACCGCGTCGGCATAGAAAACCGACCCGCTATCGTCGACCAGAAAACCCGCATCGGCGATTGGGAAGCCGACACCATCATCGGCAAAGGACAGAAAAGCGCATTACTGACCTTGGTCGAACGCGTTACCCGCTACACCATCGTCTGCAAATTGGATAGCCTCAAAGCCGAAGACACTGCTCTGGCAGCCGTTAGGGCATTAAAGGCACATAAAGCCAGAGTGCACACCATCACCATGGACAACGGCAAAGAGTTCTACCAACACACCAAAATAGCCAAAGCATTGAAAGCGGAGACTTATTTTTGCCGCCCCTACCATTCTTGGGAAAAAGGGCTGAATGAGAACACCAACGGACTCATCCGACAATATTTCCCCAAGCAAACCGATTTCCGAAACATCAGCGATCGGGAGATACGCAGGGTTCAAGATGAGTTGAACCACCGGCCAAGAAAAACACTTGGCTACGAAACGCCAAGTGTTTTATTCTTGAATCTGTTCAAACCACTGATACACTAGTGTTGCACTTGAAATCCGAATCCAAGGTCGTCTGAAAACATTTCAGATCAGATCAATGAAGGTGATTTTTCCCGCCCCGAGAAATAATTTTCTGATACGTCTCCTGATTGTGGACATCACTGATAGGAACAACATAAAAAAACTCATTACTGCGGACAAATCGGCTGATCAGATCCGCACGGATAGAAGTAAGATCGTGATACAGCAGGCTCAAACCCTTGCGTAATACATATTTCCAATCCATGTAGTTACGCGCATTCGGGCGAATATCGTTCATCGCATCCAATGCCAATAATTTACGGTTTTGCGTTTTTTTATCAACGGGATGAGAGTAAATCGAATGGAAATACAACATATCGCTACTTCCTTCTTCGCTGAAAAACGGCGGCAGGCTCAGCGTCGCATCGACATTACCCAAAGGATAGTCATCAGTCAGATAGTGAACCGCATATAAAAACAGCGAACCCTTGGTGTAATTCAGCTTTTTTAATGCTTCAACAGCAGCAATAGTAGTACATTGATGATCGGTATGAACATCAATATTCGGCGAAGGCGTAACAACAACATCCGGACGGAATGACTCGATGACGTAAGCCATATTGTCCACCAAATCATGCCAATTCGAACCACCATGCAAACCCTCTGATATGGCAGATTTATTGGCTCGCCGGAAAATACCCACATCTGCCGTCTCCAACTTGGCAGAAGGAATTTCACGCTCGGGGTGGCGATATAAAGTTTTCAGCGTTGTATCAAAAAAACCGAGCTGCAAAATGTTTTCAGACGATACCCCTGCCAAAAGCGGAACGGTCAGACTGTTCCAGACCCGCATCCGCCCCTTTTCCAAATATTGCTCCTTAGTTTCCGTAGGGCAGCGTTTGCTGAAAAGGTTTTCATAATGGAAACGCCCCGCTTCGCTTGCCGTTACCGTTACCACCATCGCATTTGCAGCATATTTTTCATACAGGCCGTAAGCTGCCAACTCCGCATCGTCAGCGTGCGGCGCAAGCACTAAAATTTTTTTATCATCTAGAGACATACGCGGATAAACAGTCAGTCTGACTTCCTGATTTTTCAACGATACCCTTCTGCCCCGTAAAAAAATTTCCCGACTTTCAGCATCGAACATATCGCTGAAGTTCAAATATCTCACCCCCCTACCGCCGAATTCGATGTAATGCTTCCAAATACCTTTGCGGGTTTCAATCTTAATATAGGGCAACAACCATTTGCCCAACAAAGAAGTTTCAACACTGACCGCAGCCAAGACCGTATCATTAATATCCACTTCTTGAGGTAGTTTTATAACTCCACCCTCCAATCGCGCTACAAAATGCCGGGGCAAACAGTCATAGCGATAATCCTGCGTAACGTTATAGGCAAAGCGTTTAATATGCATCCTCATGATAATCATCAAGAAGCACATTATCCCAAGAACCAACACCGCAAGTATTGTAAATAACAACATTATTCACCTCTAAAATTATTTTTCATAATATTACATTCCAACTTCATCCCTTTGGATTTATTACTTAACAGTTCATAATAAACAAATAACATATAAACTCAAAAACAAACGCGACATAGCGAAATTTTCTTATATTTTACGAAGTTATACAAGCATTAAAAATAAAAATGACAAAAGGATTAATAAACCTGGCATTGAATTTGTTAAAAAATATTAACCTAAATAAATATTACATGATATAAAACGTCTTATTTATATAAGCCCCTCCTGCAAATAGCGCATAATCATAAGAATAATAACAATCCTAGGTTCAATATCAGATAACCTTTTTTGCCACGATACCCTTCCCCTTCTTACAAAAATCAGGAACGGCTTTAAAACACATAAAAATCAGATAAATAAAACTCCCTAAAGCATGAACCACACAACAAATCCGAATTAAAAAGCTCTTTCCTGCAATACCTTGCTACCAACAATGAAAAAGGTCGTCTGAAACCCGTGTAATAGGTTTCAGACGACCTTTTGACTGTCAGGTTTTGTCCACCTGCTTTTAAAAATTACGCTTCTTTATTTTCAGTAGCTTTTTGGCGCAGGCGCAAGCTCAATTCGCGCAGCTGTTTGTCATCCACTGCATTCGGCGCGTTGGTCAGCAGACATTGGGCACGTTGGGTTTTCGGGAAGGCAATCACGTCGCGGATGGATTCGGCACCAGTCATCAGTGTCACCAAACGGTCGAGGCCGAATGCCAAGCCGCCGTGCGGAGGCGCGCCGAATTTCAGGTTGTCCAAGAGGAAGCCGAATTTTTCTTGTTGCTCTTCAGAGCTGATTTTCAGTGCGGCGAACACTTTTTCCTGTACGTCGGCACGGTGGATACGGATAGAACCGCCGCCGATTTCCCAGCCGTTCAACACCATATCGTAGGCGCGTGCCAAGCAGTTTTCAGGATCGGATGCCATCAGGTCTTCATGACCGGGCTTGGGCGAGGTGAACGGATGGTGCATGGCTGCCCAGCGGTCGCCGTCTTCGTCGTATTCGAACATCGGAAAATCGACAACCCACAAAGGTTTCCATTCGTCCACGAAGTAGCCGTTTTCCGCGCCATGTTCCAAACCGACTTTGATACGCAGCGCGCCGATGGCTTCGTTCACAACTTTGGCTTTGTCTGCGCCGAAGAAGATGATGTCGCCGTTTTGTGCGCCAGTACGCTCGATGATTTCTTTCAGGGCATTTTCGGACAGGAATTTTACGATTGGAGATTGCAGACCGCTGTCTTCACCGTTGGAAAGGTTGCTGACATCGTTCACTTTGATGTACGCCAAACCTTTCGCGCCGTAGATGCCGACAAATTTGGTGTATTCGTCGATTTCTTTGCGGCTGAATTTTGCACCGTTCGGTACGCGCAGGGCAACCACGCGGCCGCCTTTCATGTCGGCTGCGCCGCGGAAGACTTTGAATTCTTCCGTTTTCATCAGGTCGGTCAGCTCGGTGAATTTCAGGTTGATGCGCATATCGGGTTTGTCGGAGCCGTAGTAGAACATGGCTTCGGAGTAAGGCATACGCGGGAAATCGCCCAAGTCCACGCCCAGCGCGTCTTGGAAGACTTGTTTTGCCATGCCTTCGGTGATGTCCATGATTTCATCCTCGTTCAAGAACGAGGTTTCCAAGTCGATTTGGGTGAATTCGGGCTGGCGGTCGGCGCGCAAGTCTTCGTCACGGAAGCACTTGGTGATTTGGTAGTAACGGTCGAAACCCGCCACCATTAACAGTTGTTTAAACAATTGAGGTGATTGCGGCAGCGCGAAAAACTCGCCCGGATGAACGCGGCTCGGCACGAGGTAGTCGCGCGCGCCTTCAGGCGTGGAACGGGTCAGCATCGGGGTTTCGATGTCGATGAAGCCTTGCGCGTCCAGATAACGGCGAACGCCCATAGCGACTTGATAACGCAGGCGCAGGTTGCGCTGCATCACCGGACGGCGCAGGTCGATAACGCGGTTGGTCAGGCGCACGTTTTCGCTGATGTTTTCGTCATCGATTTGGAACGGCGGCGTAGCGGCGGCGTTCAATACTTCGATTTCTTTGGCAAGGATTTCGATTTTGCCGGAAATCATTTTGTCGTTGGTCGTGCCTTCGGGACGGTTGCGCACACGGCCGGTAATGCTCAAAACGTATTCGTTGCGGGCGGAATCGGCAGTGGCAAACGCTTCGGGTGTGTCGGGATCAATCACGACTTGGACGATGCCTTCGCGGTCGCGCAGGTCGATAAAAATCACACCGCCGTGGTCGCGTCGGCGGTGTACCCAGCCTTTGACGGTTACGGTTTGGTCTAAGTATTGCTCGCTGATCAGGCCGCAATAGTTGGTACGCATAAAATCACCTTTTTATATTGTTCAATTTGAAAAGAAGGAAAAGGTCGTCTGAAAAAAGACACCTTAATTGTTTTGTTCTGTATCGTCGTTTTCAGACGACCTGTGTTCTGCCAAAACCTTGACCCGAACTTCATCCGGCATCACCATACCCAGCGAAATCACATATTTCAATGCTTCGTCCACGCTCATATCGAGTTCGCGCACGTCGCTTTTTTTCACCATGATGTAATAGCCGCCGGTCGGGTTGGGCGTGGTCGGCACATAGACGGAAAGATAGTCGTCATCGTGCGGCAGGCTGCCTTTGAGTTTGTCGGGAATATGCCCTGAAACAAAGGCAATCGTCCAAATATTGGGCTGCGGGAACGGAACCAGCACGGGCGTTCTGAACGAGCGGCTGCTGTCGGAAAGCAGAGACTCGGATACTTTTTTGACGCTGGAATAGATGGACTTGACGACGGGAATCCGTCCCAGCAGGCTGTCCCATGCAGCGAGGATTTGGCGTCCTAAAACGTTGGCGGCGAACACGCCGGTCAGAAACAAGACGACAATGGCAGCAATAATGCCCAAGCCGGGAATGTTGAATCCCCAGAAATATTGAGGCTGCCATTGCTCGGGCAGCAGACTGATCAGCCGGTCGGCGGCAGATATGATATAGCTGACCGCCCAAATGGTTACGGCTATCGGCAGCCACACCAGCATGCCTGTAATCAGATATTTTTTTAATGCCTTGGCAACTTTTCCGCCTTCGGCCGTTTGTTCTGTCATCTTCTGTGTTATTCCGACAAATATCGCCCAAACGTTGCATTATACGCGTTTGGGCGATAGGAAACGAGTGTTTTTAATATGGGAAGGGTGTTTGTTTTGCTTTCAGACGACCTATGTGCAACATGGTATAAAAGGTCGGCTGAAAACAAGATTCGGCATTAAATTCCGTCCCAGTCGTTGAACATCAGACCGATGCCGATGCCGTTTTGTTTGTGGTTGTAATCAATCAGGCTTTCGCCGTAGCCGTGAAAGCCGCGCACGACGCCTTTGAGTTTGCCTTTAATCGGGAAAGTATAGGCGGCTTCAACCGCGCCGTGTCCGGTTTTCGGATTGTAGCGCAGCAGGGACGAAATATTTTGTTTGTCGTTCAGACGGTATTGCAGCCTCAAATCGCCATGACCCATGTAGTCGGTAATATCGGGATTGTCGTTGTTTTCACCGGTCTGATCGAATGCTCGCATCCACACGCGCGGGATAACTGTCAGCTTGCCCCATTCCATTCCTGCCAGCGCGTAAACTCGGTTCCATGAGCGGGATTCGGGGCGGCTTTGTCCATTGGATTGGTGGACGAAGCCTACGCCGACCATACGCAGTTTGCCGCCGAACGGTAAATCAGCCTTCACGGGCTGTGTCAGGAAAATTTCGGGTTCGTAATCGGTATTGCGGAACGGCGCGGATTTTCTGCCTTGGTTGTAAATCTGCCAATCGGATTTTTGGGTGTAGCCGAACCACAAGTCTGCGCGGGTTTTAAACAAATCTTCGGCAATTTTGCTTTTGAACGAAACTTGCAGTTTGGTTTCTATGTGTTTCTGTTCGCTGAATTTTTCCTGATTGGTCGTGCCGCGCGAAGGGGAGTGGGGATACAGGTTGGGCGAGCTGTTGTACCATGCGGGCATCAGGTACATGGGATTGTGCTCGCGTACGCTCAATAAGCCGCGCGAGTCGTTTTTGTCCAAATCGTACATCAGACTCAGTGGCGTGTAGGCATCGGCTGTGGTGCGGAGATTGTCTTCCGAAAGGGTGGATTGTTCTTTATTTTCGTCAAACACAATCGTTGCCGTTTTTTTCTCGCGGCTGGTGCTGATGGTTTTGGGCAAATCGACCGGTGCTTTGGCGGTTTCTTCGCGAATGACGGGCAGCGGAGCTTGCGGCGGCAGTTGAGCCGAGTAAATGCTGTCGTAACACGCCAAACGGGTGGCATTGTCTTGAATGGAGGTGCATTGCAAAGCCGTGTCGGCATAGGCGACAGGGGCGGTGGCTCCGCCGACAAGGATAAGCATCAAGGCGCGCCGGCATTTGGAGAATGACGGTTTTTCGTTTTTCGGAGTATTGCTTTGCGCCGAATTGTGTTTCAACATCTTGTCCATCATTTCATTCATAGGATTGCCGATTGGATGTTTTCAGACGACCTTTTGCCTGAAAATCCGGATTAATCGTTTGAAAAACAGATTAAACCGCATTTTACCGCCTTGCGCAGGTGTTACAGCAGGTCGTCTGAAAAGTTTACATCAACTTGCACCACATAAGGCAATGCCCCTGAAAGGTTAAGACCTCAGGGGCATCGTTATCTGCTTGCCCGTCCCGACGTGATGAAACACCAAGA is from Neisseria sicca and encodes:
- the aspS gene encoding aspartate--tRNA ligase; protein product: MRTNYCGLISEQYLDQTVTVKGWVHRRRDHGGVIFIDLRDREGIVQVVIDPDTPEAFATADSARNEYVLSITGRVRNRPEGTTNDKMISGKIEILAKEIEVLNAAATPPFQIDDENISENVRLTNRVIDLRRPVMQRNLRLRYQVAMGVRRYLDAQGFIDIETPMLTRSTPEGARDYLVPSRVHPGEFFALPQSPQLFKQLLMVAGFDRYYQITKCFRDEDLRADRQPEFTQIDLETSFLNEDEIMDITEGMAKQVFQDALGVDLGDFPRMPYSEAMFYYGSDKPDMRINLKFTELTDLMKTEEFKVFRGAADMKGGRVVALRVPNGAKFSRKEIDEYTKFVGIYGAKGLAYIKVNDVSNLSNGEDSGLQSPIVKFLSENALKEIIERTGAQNGDIIFFGADKAKVVNEAIGALRIKVGLEHGAENGYFVDEWKPLWVVDFPMFEYDEDGDRWAAMHHPFTSPKPGHEDLMASDPENCLARAYDMVLNGWEIGGGSIRIHRADVQEKVFAALKISSEEQQEKFGFLLDNLKFGAPPHGGLAFGLDRLVTLMTGAESIRDVIAFPKTQRAQCLLTNAPNAVDDKQLRELSLRLRQKATENKEA
- a CDS encoding DUF502 domain-containing protein, coding for MTEQTAEGGKVAKALKKYLITGMLVWLPIAVTIWAVSYIISAADRLISLLPEQWQPQYFWGFNIPGLGIIAAIVVLFLTGVFAANVLGRQILAAWDSLLGRIPVVKSIYSSVKKVSESLLSDSSRSFRTPVLVPFPQPNIWTIAFVSGHIPDKLKGSLPHDDDYLSVYVPTTPNPTGGYYIMVKKSDVRELDMSVDEALKYVISLGMVMPDEVRVKVLAEHRSSENDDTEQNN
- a CDS encoding phospholipase A yields the protein MNEMMDKMLKHNSAQSNTPKNEKPSFSKCRRALMLILVGGATAPVAYADTALQCTSIQDNATRLACYDSIYSAQLPPQAPLPVIREETAKAPVDLPKTISTSREKKTATIVFDENKEQSTLSEDNLRTTADAYTPLSLMYDLDKNDSRGLLSVREHNPMYLMPAWYNSSPNLYPHSPSRGTTNQEKFSEQKHIETKLQVSFKSKIAEDLFKTRADLWFGYTQKSDWQIYNQGRKSAPFRNTDYEPEIFLTQPVKADLPFGGKLRMVGVGFVHQSNGQSRPESRSWNRVYALAGMEWGKLTVIPRVWMRAFDQTGENNDNPDITDYMGHGDLRLQYRLNDKQNISSLLRYNPKTGHGAVEAAYTFPIKGKLKGVVRGFHGYGESLIDYNHKQNGIGIGLMFNDWDGI